Below is a genomic region from Bordetella pertussis 18323.
GCTCCTTGACCGCCAGCATCTTGGCCTTGAGGAAGGCCTTGTAGACGCTGACCGGCAGCCAGGGATTCTGCTCGACCAGGGACCTGCGGATGCCCACCATATGCATGATGGGGAAGATGCGGGTCTCGCGGAAGTAATCCTGCTCGGTCTTCAGGTAGTCGTTGAACAGGCGCCCCACGTTGGGCGCGCCGCGCAGAAAGCACGAGGGAGCCCGCGCACCGATATAGCCATCGATCTCGCCCGCCTCCAGCATGTCCGACAGCGTCTTGTCGTCGGGAATCTGCTGCAGGTCGATACCGTCGGGCAGCTCGATCGGCGCCCGCTCGCCGCGGCCCGGCTCTTCGATGCCGCCCCGGCGCCACTTGATGTCTTGCGGCTTGACGCCATAGGCGTCTTCCAGGATGCCGCGGATCCACACGTTGGCGGTGATCTGGTACTCGGGCACGCCGATGGTCTTGCCGCGCAGGTCCTGCGGCTTGTCGATGTCGCGGTCCGTGCGCACATAAATGCCCGAATGGCGGAACACGCGCGACAGGAACGCCGGAATGGCGATGTATTCGTTGTCGCCGCGAGCCGTGGTCATCATATGACTGCTCATCGAGATCTCGGTGACGTCGTACTCGTGGTAGCGGAAGGCCCGATGAAACGCCTCCTCCGGCTCCAGCGGCACGGCCGTGACCTCGCAGCCCTCGATGGGCGCGCGCCCGTCGAACAAGGCGCGCGTGCGATCGTAGTCGCCGCAGGAAAGGCTGATCTTCAGTTTGCTGCTCATGCTTGCATCTCCCAGGGGTCAGTCCACTTTCAGGCCGATCTGCTTGGTCAGCGCCGAAAAGCGGTCGATATCGGTTTCCACCATTTTCTGGAACACTTCCGGGCCGTCGCTGGCGGTGCTGTAGCCCAGGTCGGCCAGTTTCTTCTGCACGTCATCGCGCTGCATCACCTTGGCGATGCCGTCGTACAGCTTCTGGCGCACCGCCATCGGCGTGGCGCCCGGCACCAGCAGGCCGTGCCACTGGTTCAGCTCGTACCCGGCCACGCCCTGCTCGGCCACCGTGGGCACCTCGGGCAGCAGCGCCGAGCGCTCCTTGGAGGTCACCGCCAGGGCCTGCAGCTTGCCTGCCTTGATGAAGGGAATCGCGCTCGAGGCGGTCACCACGGCCAGGCCGATCTGGCTGCCCAGCACGTCGTTGAGCGCCGGTCCGCAACCCTTGTACGGCACGTGCACCATATGCGTCTTGGCGCTGACGTTGAGCAGCTCGCCGGCCAGATGCTGCGGCGTGCCGTTGCCGCACGAGCCGTAGGTGACCTGGGTGTTGGTCTGCTTGGCCGCGGCCATCAGCTCACCCAGCGTCTTGTACTTGGAACCGGCCGGCACCACGAACACCGACGGCACATAGGCCACATTGATGACGGCGGCGAAGTCCTTCTTCGGGTCGAACGGCAGATTGCGGAACACGCCCGGATTGACGGCGAACGAGCTGTTGACCATCAGCAGCGAGTAGCCGTCCGGCGCACGGTCGGCCACCAGGCGCGCGCCCACGTTGCCGCTGGCGCCCGGCCGGTTCTCGACCACCGCGGTCTGCCCCAGGCTCTCGGTGAGATAGTTGCCGATCAA
It encodes:
- a CDS encoding ABC transporter substrate-binding protein, producing MSSKLKISLSCGDYDRTRALFDGRAPIEGCEVTAVPLEPEEAFHRAFRYHEYDVTEISMSSHMMTTARGDNEYIAIPAFLSRVFRHSGIYVRTDRDIDKPQDLRGKTIGVPEYQITANVWIRGILEDAYGVKPQDIKWRRGGIEEPGRGERAPIELPDGIDLQQIPDDKTLSDMLEAGEIDGYIGARAPSCFLRGAPNVGRLFNDYLKTEQDYFRETRIFPIMHMVGIRRSLVEQNPWLPVSVYKAFLKAKMLAVKELNEICHLAVTLPWMVHHYNAARELMGDDYWPYGLDANRHVIETFARYHYGQGLSRRLVKPEELFAASSLDLSKI
- a CDS encoding tripartite tricarboxylate transporter substrate binding protein; amino-acid sequence: MQRRSFLAKVAHIAAAVGVSACAATSSFAATGDFPNKPLDIIVTFPPGGGTDMLARLIGNYLTESLGQTAVVENRPGASGNVGARLVADRAPDGYSLLMVNSSFAVNPGVFRNLPFDPKKDFAAVINVAYVPSVFVVPAGSKYKTLGELMAAAKQTNTQVTYGSCGNGTPQHLAGELLNVSAKTHMVHVPYKGCGPALNDVLGSQIGLAVVTASSAIPFIKAGKLQALAVTSKERSALLPEVPTVAEQGVAGYELNQWHGLLVPGATPMAVRQKLYDGIAKVMQRDDVQKKLADLGYSTASDGPEVFQKMVETDIDRFSALTKQIGLKVD